The sequence tgtTTTGTCAAAAATTCACATGTCCTTCAGCTGAAACTGTTTGACATACAGTTTTTCTCCAATAAAAGGTTCCAAACCTAATAGGAGACAACAAGAGAGAAAGATCAATTATTAAGGGATGTAGTAAAAATCTTAAGACATCTTGCTCAGGCCTGGGAAACTTGGGGGATAACAATGCCCATAAATTGAACAGCTTTAGTCAATAAACGCCTTGACAAGAATTAGCCTTAGAATTTGATAAGAAATTTGAGATAATAGAAAATCCATCCCTGGATTATACAAAGGAGCCATGGAGCTGAAAGTCGCGGATCACCCGAAAATACAACCAGGAAGGATAAATCACTGTAATATACATTTAGCTTGCACATGGAACTGAGTGACATCTCTAGACATGAGTAAGTCTAGTTTAGGCAAAGGACAAACCAAGAAGCTGGATTTCCCAAAATAAACAGTTATTAGCCATGTGTAAATCAAATAAAGATCAAAACAAACATGGGGGATGGATATGGGGCTGTTTCTTGTCTACAATGAATAAGATGGTCCTCACTTGTATCTAATGAATGGTAATGTTTACTATTATTGATATGATTTTGTTGAGAAGTTGAATCCAGATTCTGAAGAGGAAAGAATGAAGAAAAGATTTTCAGTGGAGAGACCGTGAACTTGTATAATCATCAAGTTTCACATCAGTCATTATTAGTCAAGAGACCGAGAGGCTTCACTAGAGTACATCCACTAGAGCTTGTGACACAAGTGCATAATGAGTTGCACAAACtagaatgaaaaatgaaaatctcAATCTTCTTGGAGATACAGTTTCAATATCTCAAAGGTATTCAATAATGGGCAATTGTTGACTTACTGATAGACAATGTAATACTATAATTGATAGGAAATGTTTTAAGTACATGTTGCGTATCATCAATCTGGACGTCCTGTCCTCTGCTGTTTATGTCAGAGACCGTGTCGAAAGCAAATTCCTTCCAGAGTGACATCTGCAAGTGGCATGCTAATCATAAGTTAAGGTAGTCAACCAATAGGCAAGTTTGGACCAATttaaccaaatagaaaaacttatAAAAGATCTTTGCATATCAAACTGAAACCAAAGACCAAGTACCAAGGCTATATTCAAGAGAACCAATCAGGCATTCATCAAAGGAAAATTAACCTTTCAACGTCATCCTAAGAAGGAGAGAATCAACAACACACATATCCATTCCACTGATAAGGATCATTTGGTGTGCCCTTTGGTACTTCTATAATTCACCAGAGGTGATGGGCAAGTTTTTCAATGTGATGAGATTAGACCATCTCTTCCCTCCTGTAACTACATTGTCATGCATCTTAGATCACACCTGGATGATGTTAACTTTTACTCAGGTTGTCATAGAACTCCCAAGGTTAAAAACATGGCGTAAAAGTAACATGCTTACTGACTTGATGCAGTTGGTCTAAAAGCACAGCAGattataaaaggaaaactctTGCAGTGTAAGGTCAAACAGATTACAATTAATTGCATCTTCTTAGATCAAAATTGTTTAGTTTTACATGTATAATTACAATCTGACCGCAATTCATATAACTTAATCTTAAACTTTCTTAACATCCAAAGAGGGGACTGATTTGACCTAAAACGTTCAACTCCCGCTGTTCTACTGGATCCGTGCactaaaaaaagagaaaattataTGAATATGCATAGGACAAAATAACAATAAcagttcaaatattaatatcCACGTAGCCATTACGTGAGAAGAAAGCAAGCATGAAAACAAACAATAAATTTCTTAACAAATTTTGGCTACAATATCAAGCCATAAATTGAAGTATGGTCATTGTGGCAGAAAACGTTCATTGAGCAAAAATTGCATGTGGAAGTGTAATTTCCGCAAGAAGAAAACAGGTAATAAATCCACTGTGCTGAAGGGAAATCTTAGATTGCTTATTAGTGCTCCTTACCTGCACGATCGTTCTAGGGTGGAGACTACACAATAAAGATCAAAACAAGCACATCTAACCAACTTCACTTTCAAGAAGTGATCTGAGAACTAGTAGCGTAGTGAGTAATTATAAGCTGAAGATAAAAGTTAATTACTCAGTGGTTCAACTGAAAAAAGTAACGTGGCGTTGTTTGAAAGCTATTTATGATAAAAAGGACTTTTTGCTTTATCAGAACAAAATTTCAGTTTACATATTTTTGGTGAACTATCTCTTAaggtttttttcccttttaatttaatttagtttcaTACTACTATCCATTTCTTAGATAAATTATGTTATTCCTTTTGAGCACAAttacaaatatgacaattaaatactgtataatataaaaaaatttgtaaatataacaaaatttagagAAGTCTACCACTAATCTATTGACAACAGAGCATATCAATAACAAGAGTCTATTAGCAATTCTTTAAAACTGTTATCATACACTTAATTACTAATCCTAAAACTGCTACCCAATGCAGTTACCCAAGTCATCTAACTACAGTTATTGGGAATagtttgaaaaacaaaattagaaacCTGGCGTCTTAAAATAGTCCCCAGAAGCCAATAACAAATAAGCCGTCTCTATTCTTGTTTTACTAAACATacttaaacaaaaaagaaagctTTCAAATTCCAAGAAACTCAACAATACTGCTTTCCAAAGCTAAGTTCACCATTTCCCGTGTTTGATACCGAACTTGTTGCTAAGTTCGAGAAATCCACCAATTCCTAACACACAGACTGTTCGTTAGAGACGCAAGCACCATATTAGCAGAATCCAGTCttagaaacaaaataaaaataaaaataaaaacaaaggaaaaaaaattaggaCAAATATAATTCAAATAGTTTACGAACTAAGCCGCAGAAGTACAATGAATTCTGTCAAATCGATAGTATGTCAAAATTCCCAAATACCAAAGCTGTACTGTCGCTCCAGTAAAACTTAATATAACACCCAATAATAAGGTATAGCAAAAACTCAGCAAGATTAAGCATCCAACCTGAAAATTAGCCGGAATTCACTTATCATTAGTATTAGGAGGTACATGAGGATGAGGGTAAGGCACGATCGAGCTGTATTTGTTCCCCGACCAATCTCTCTGATGCATCATATTGAACGGATGCGTTTCAAAGCCAGGGTATCCCTGTGCGCTTCCCGGATGAGCTACAGGCATACCCATATAACTATGAGCATGACCAGACGCTGCCATGCCAAGCACCGGCATTGGCATCATAGGTGGTCCATACGGCATCGGAGTCGGAACTGGCAAATGCCCATTTCCATTTGCTTGCCCACTGTTGGTTGACTGGTGCAAGGTCTGCGGTACAGGCGTGGAGGCAAAAATCCGGTCCGGCGACGACGGCCCCTCGTTGGAAGACCCCTGCATCCTCTTCAAGTAAAGCCTATATTTCTGAAGATGACTCGCAACATTCTCCCGAGTCAATCCCTCCACGTTCATTAACTGCATAATAGTTTTAGGAACCGCGTTCTTAATCCCAAGATGAGCAACAACGTCCACAAATCGCTTATGTAATTGTGGCGTCCATACAAGTCTCGGTCTCTTCAAAGTCCGAGCTGATGGATCATCCATAGAATTATCCGTCCGAAGAGCCGAATCAGCCTCTTCTGCACAATCAACCTTCCTTAATTTCCTAGAATCCGACCCTGCATCCCTCTCCGTTGCCTCATCTCCTTCAACCACCATCGGATCATGATCCTGAGTTCGATCATCGTTAAACGACTTGAAATTATTCGATGAAAACGCTTGTGCTTGAAATCCACGAAGATTCGATAGCGTATTCTGCGACGCTCGATTAACATCCATAAGTGTCCGACATGGTCCGGTTGATATACTGAATGCAGAAGCAAGCTCCGGTGGAATCAAAGTCTGAGACAGAGGAGTGAGATCGTCGGCGTCTGGCAAACCCGTTTCCCATTCAAATACTCGCTCCTCGTGAGCACAGCTTTCATCTTCACCACcaccaccgccgccgccgcttTCATATTCCGCCATCTTCACCTCCTCTCCCATCCTCCACTCCAAAACCTAGGGCTCGTTCCTCTGTTTCAATTTTCAACTCAAGAACGAGATTCAATCAAAACGAAAGCAATAAAAACCTAATTCCTCCGAGGGTTTAGGGCTTCGAATTGGAGTCAGTTACGATCGAACTCCGAGAAAATTCCGGCgaaagaaaattgaagaaacaaacaacaacgGAGAAGAAATGGAAGCAATGAAGAACCAAAAtcaattggttttttttttcttcttttttttcctcttaagatatttgaagaaaataataattaaaagaaatatatttctcttttatttaatttatttattggaAAGGCCATAAAAAGTGCAATATCCGTTTCCAGATCGGCCTATTCCCTTTGCCAACGTGGACGACTTACCCAGATATTTTTGATCCGCTAAATATCTTCTTTCAAATTCCCACTCGCTCTTACCTATACCTTTCCCCCTACTCGCTTTATCTCTTCTCCACGTATCCTTCTTCAGGTCATGCACCAGTAATATCGTGACTCTCATGATTAGAAACTGGAAGTCGTGACGCGGTGAAGCGAGTTCCATTTGATTTGTTGAATTTACGGAAATGTCCTTCATTTTACAATCCTTATACGCCGTGTGATTCGCTGGAAGGCTACATGTAAGCAAAAAGGGTTTGATTTAAAAAGGGTAGTTAAGTCATTAGATGGATTCATTATTGTTTTTTGCACCGACTTTTGAACTTTAGcctcttttttaaaattttaaaatcagtAATTTAATGGGAATTAGTGGACTAACCAATAGGAAGAGAGGAAATTGGGTGACAGCTGTTAATTTGGACGGAATATTGAtgacggcccaacaaaacggcaGCCACGAGTTTTGGCCTTACAGTACGGGAAGATTTGAGATAATGTACTTAAACGctacaaagaaaaagaaaatatatttctttctttctttatattttttttcttttatttaccTTTTCATTTTCATGTGGTTTTTCATTTGAGCAAAttacgttttttttttgttacgtTTGTGTATCTTTGGGTTTAGTTCAATTTCATCTCAGTTCTGAAATattaatttttagattttatgTTTTGAGATTAATTTTCATTTAGCGCGTACGTTTCGAGACGTTAGAATATCGTAGTCATCACATCGATTTCGGTTTAGATCGATAAGCATTTGAAATGTTTTAAAAGTGTCTGTCAATTTGCATTTTTTTCAAATCGACACCGACCAAACTCCTCCTTGATTTGGTTGGTCAACTCGGTTTTTAAGTATACCATGCTCACCTCTGCTAGGGGATTCAAATCACATATTTCGTGGTTACTAGTATGCTCACATGTCAATTGAGCTAAGCTCTTATTCACACAAAATGCTCACTCTCTCTTTTTAgggttaattaattaatttaaaatgtttgtAACGCTTTTTTTCATCactattataattaattttaaatttttaatttcataaatatttaaaattaattagtagatatTAACGTCAACAAATAGGATGAGTAGCGAAAAATAAAGCTTAAAAAGTGTAAGTTTTGAAAGCTAGGGAGAAGATCAAAAGAAACttaaatttcaaagaaaaattgTAACATTGTGAAATCTAAgactaattttaaataaaaatcaaaacttTAGACTAAAATGCAACATTTTGAAACCTggaaattaaatgaaaattaaatcCAAAACTGCGGGAccaaaaaacaatttttaataTGATTTTAACTTTGAGATTTGTGTTTTGGTCTCTAAAATCTAAAAAGATACATTTTAGACTTCGATGTTTGAAAAAATAGTCCTAAATTGTCGATTAAATTAGTTTGATGTGGTAAATTTAGATAGACAACTCTACTAACTTATATAacatgaatatttttttttaaaaaaagtaatccaATCTATTGCATGGACTTCATCTTTTTTCACCCTCAACACACTAACACCAAGAATGTCGTCACTAACTTGTTACTTTCACAATCGCTATCACAATAATTTTTCAATAGGCTTAACCCAACAAAAATGCCAACTTCTCCCTAAAGAGGGAATTCCCAAAAAAGCAACAAtaccaaaaaggaaaagaagactAGCAACAAATAGACCAAAGAAAGTAAGAGATCAAAGACACACCAAAATGAGGCATTGAAAACGGAGACACATATCCAACACAACACAAATTGATTATAAAATATTGAAGCCAACACAACCACAAAAAGTTTAATCAGAGTTCCATTAAACTTTAGACGATTTAGGAATGATCTTTCAACCCTTTAATTCATATTCGATTAACAACTTATAACCTTAATTAAATAAATCTCGTAATAGAActcaaattaataaaaataatccATACGAAAAATATTAATACACATATATAGTCCATACTTTAaattatacatttgtgtatatAATCAATTATACTGGGTAGGtatatatcttttaaaacatttttccctttaaaattatacatattttttaaacttaCATCATTACATGGATGTAGagaactttattttttttaaatgataaaagagtcactaaataatttaagatgTCTTATCCAAATGGGTTATTTTAAATTAgatgacattttaaaatattttggacCTTGCtttaataaagtaattaaataTTGTCATCCGTAGCTTGTTCTCTATTATATTATggttcttttatatatatatatatatatatatatatatatatatatatatatatatataataatgtaCATACCCCACTATTTTATGGATGTGTGTATCAAACTTTGGTTAAATCGTTACAATATACCCATAAACTTTAGTATATAGTTTGTTAAAAATAAGAGTGAATTTTATTACTTACGAAGAATCTTAGTGAAACTAGAGAGATCTTGATCTAGAATAATTCTATTGCTTACAAAAGAACTCAGTAAAGTTCGAGAGAACTCGACCTAATCTCAGTGCTTTGACTCTTCAGCAAGTTAAACAAGTTATATCTCGTGGCTCAATCCCGATTCAATCTCGGCACGTCCAATGCTTTGTTCTCGGTCCACTCGGTGAAGAAGCGGGTTACTCCTCAGGACAATTTGATACCCCTGAATAAAGATTTTGAGATTTGTGGTCCTGCAACTAAAATCAAACTGAAAAACTAATTGGTTAGTTAGAGGTTGTTATCTTCACCGGCATTAAATAACTCtgtaatgtaataaaaaaaCCATTGAACCCAAAGATTAGAATGAGAGAAAATATTTTGTGAGAGAGGAAGAAAACCCatcttcaaaattttctataCTTGTTTGATCcttaaagaagatgaaaaaagcTATTCAAAGTGATGTATGCTCTATTTAGCCGAACCACTATAAACTTGTGTTCTTCTACTTCTCCTTGTATCTCCATAAATACTTTCTTTTAAATCATTGAAATCTGTTCGTCAAGAAGTTAGTATTATTTCTACCTTTTATATTTACTTTTGATTGCATATCTCGAGCGAGTTAAGGTCGAGAGGTTACTATTGTTGAAATCGAGATAGTGCATTTTGATTATCAAGTTTAATTATGTTTGTTGAGATTGATATGTTTCattctttatctttaaattttgaacgtgactataaaaaaaattatgcatgCTCTTAGAACAGTAGCCAAGAAGTTAGAGATTTAAATATCCTACCTCACGTATCGTTAGactaaataaaatataaata comes from Cucumis melo cultivar AY chromosome 12, USDA_Cmelo_AY_1.0, whole genome shotgun sequence and encodes:
- the LOC103497139 gene encoding transcription factor PCL1-like — translated: MGEEVKMAEYESGGGGGGGEDESCAHEERVFEWETGLPDADDLTPLSQTLIPPELASAFSISTGPCRTLMDVNRASQNTLSNLRGFQAQAFSSNNFKSFNDDRTQDHDPMVVEGDEATERDAGSDSRKLRKVDCAEEADSALRTDNSMDDPSARTLKRPRLVWTPQLHKRFVDVVAHLGIKNAVPKTIMQLMNVEGLTRENVASHLQKYRLYLKRMQGSSNEGPSSPDRIFASTPVPQTLHQSTNSGQANGNGHLPVPTPMPYGPPMMPMPVLGMAASGHAHSYMGMPVAHPGSAQGYPGFETHPFNMMHQRDWSGNKYSSIVPYPHPHVPPNTNDK